The sequence AAGTGAACAATGCAATAAAATCATGCTTAAAATCTAAATGATGAAATTCAAGTATGACAAAGTGAATgaatcattaagtaaaaggaaTTTCAAGCCCTATAAAGAGAAAACACAACCACATCATTATGCCAAGGACATATTAAATGTACCTGACAATAATAGCATCCAAGTTTTCATCAACAATTGATGGGCCATAAGGATCCACTATAGCTTCCGTTTTCACATTCAATCCTGCTTTAATGGACTGCAATCAAGACCAAAGATAAGCATTTATCCAGGTATCAATAAAACATCAGATATATTTTTATAGCTATTTCATCTTTCCATTTGTATAAGAGGTCTCTACTTTTATAGTCTTCACAAAAAGCCTAACCATTGGTTCTATATACCATAATAATTCAATTAGTTTAAGCAGAAGTGAAATAAACATTTATAATATCTATAACTAATCAGTTAAAAAATGATGTTGATGGATACAAATTTTGCAGTATAACTACCACGACATGCTATCAGTCTATAATAAAGTAGTGAGAAAAGTGTCTCTGAATTGTTGGGGCACCCAGATTTTTAtattcattctctctcctaataaAAATGAATGTAAAaatatagttgtcaaggtgttgcctagACATCCAGGAGCCTAAGCTGTCTTGGTTGGCTAGATGGTGTCGCCTTTTGTCTAGGCCCCCTCCAACGCATTGGGTCGCATGGATGCCGTGACAGCTATACCTAAAATAAGTCAGAAAAACTAAAGTTTCAAGCGACGTATGACAATATCTTCCGAATTAGCTGGAAAATGGGCATTAATGGAATGAAGTGATTTTGTGATTATACCTTCCTAGTGAGATCTCAATATTTATATGCTGCCACAATTGCCAGAAATGATTATATTGAGGCTGAACTTAGATATGTCATTATATGGCTTGAAATTGCTGCAAAAGTATACAGCTGGACAGATTATTCGGGGATATTTGAGTGATACAGTGAAGTAGTTGCAAGTTCGTTTAGGGTCCTAGCATCTTTGTCATAGTTGTCTAGGTGACTAGGTGATCCCATACGGTGGAGGGGCCTGGACAACTAAATGACACCAAAAAGGCACTTAGGCGGTGCCTAAACAACCCAAGGTGTCGTCCAGCAAGGGGCGCCTAGACAACTGTGATCTTCATAGTCACattttccaaagttggagcctGATCACCAAACACATCTTGTTCAAGATGGATTCTGAGATCAAGTAATGCATCAGCGGATGGCTTAGATAAAGAAGCTGCGGAGGGCGATTCGTCACATTGGGCCTACTAATCCACTTCCCGAGTCATAGCCTGTGTTTTCAATTGGTGGAGTGcacttattatatttatttatttatttatttatttattttttgatatgaAGTAGCATGTGTTTGTGGAATGCAGATAAGCttttgtattttgatttttctctaaTAATAAATGTTGTTACCCACTAAGAAAGTGGTGGACAAGTTACAGGATGAATTAACCATATGTCATCCTGAGTCCTGACACTCCCTAAAACTAAACAAAATTGTGTGATGCCAAGCAATTTTCAGTTTTAAGTTTCCTGAAGCTATTGAAAAATCAGATTTCttgcaaaattttattttttgacatgAGAAGGTAACAAGAAGATTAATGAGTTTAAACAACGTACACAGTAAAACCCCATAATGATGCAGAAAACTAGAAAATGCAATGACAAAGATTTTCCCATCTTACCTTGATGTAATACTCCACAGCTTTCATCCTCATCTCAATAGGCTCAATTAGCTCTGCCAACTGCAAAAGAACCACAAATCGTCCATTTAAATTACTCATCATCCAAGAAAGAGTGCAGAAACATCTGAATAAATGACAAAATCGTAAAGATGTGTAATAAACAGAACAAACCTCTTTCTTAGCAATCATTGGTCCATCACAAATCCCCACAACCACCCGATCCCTGGCAAGCTCTGCCGCTGCCTAATAAAAATCACTTTATGTTTTTAACAATAGCCACAAAGATATGATCCCAATAGACCCatcaaatttcagaatttaaAAGGATAGGAATCAAGGGTAGGAACTAAAACCTTCAGAAGAAGACGATGACCATCATGCAAACGATCAAAGGTTCCTCCAAGAACAACAGAACCATAGGGTTCACGAACCAATCTATTCTCATTAGTTTTCTCTAAATCAGAAACTAATTCATTACTTCCCATTCTGCATAGaccaaaaaagaaggaaaaacagagcaggagagaaaaaaataataagggtTTCACAGATTattcaaaagaaattaaacCAAAAAAGACCATGAATTTAAATCAAAGCAGAGATGAGTTGATCTTACAGTTCCCCCATGGATTCAGCGAACTTCTTAAGAATCTCAACACCTAATTTCCCTTAATCCAGTGAGAGTTGAATTATATACAGAAGGCATTGAACCTAGACGTGATTCGAAATGGGTTCATTAAGAAGACAAATAAGCATCAACCAACAGCCAAGAAGGTGTCATTTATCAATCCCTTCCAACGGTTTCGTTGCAAAAAGTGTCGGTTGAAAGttaaaactaataaaattacTTCAATTTCAACACAGCTGTTCTACTCCCAAGTCCCACctacaagaaagagaaaaatctgATTAGGTTAACCTGAATTAACAGGGAAGTTGAAGATTGAAACTCTTGACGCTACCTGCTACATTGTGGCTGGACAGAGATTCTCTACCattaaatgcttattcttgcACATACGCAAAATCGGATTTGGCTAGTCTCCAACGAGTTTACAGCGTGACACGTGGTACTTCTTTAATCTGACGGTCTTGAACAACCAACCCATTTGGTTCTAATGGGTACACTCAGCAACTCAACCCGACCCAGATAGAGAAAACTGGACTCCCTCGGATCTATGACGCTCTCTCGTCCTTATCCCAGAGGAGAACCAATAAAGTACCAGAGAGAAATTGAGgagggaggaggaggtggagagCCAAATCGTTATAGAGTTTCTTGTTTTCCATTCATAGAGAAGTAGCCGTTAGAATTTGCATCTCTTTCATGGCAAAAAGCCCACTAAAAAGCTTTGTGAAAGTAAGTCACATGCTTCGATCTTGCTGTAGGGTACCTTCAAAGTCCCTTCaaagttcaagaacaaaaagaagGGCTAAAATTCCTCATATGCTTTTGATAAAGCATGAAACAAGCCCAAGTAATCAATGGAAACATAATTTCCAGAAGAAATGTTACCCATGCGAACAGATTTGAGCATCAAGGCGTGAATGAAGCTTAACagaaaaagtaaaatgaaaCATCAAACATCAAACATCAAACGGGTCCAAACGATAAATAAAAAGCCTTTGTCACTAAGAATATCTAGATAAGCTCAACAAATACAAAAGAAACATCAAACAGGTCCAAACGATCTCCAAGTGACGATGAACGTTAAAGGGATCGACCCGATGAATCAACTCAGGGGCAAAATTTAAGCCTCCAACGAAAAATCAAGCAGAAAAATCCCAGCTTCCAGAAACCCCAAATCTTTATAAATCATCCAAAAtcatcctctccttctcctgcCTAGTTTTTGTTTTCGTTTTCGTTTTCCTTATCTGCTACAGTTCTCTGTGATTTCTCCTCTTACCATGGAAAACACTAGACCAGCTACCTtcctcctttctccctctccatCTCCTTCTTTGCGAATGGAAGATGAGACAATGAGAAATCCTATCACGATTTGAtccccttctcctccttttcctcttttacAGAACTGTAATGTTTTacctagggtttttttcttgggaGGGAAAGGGCGGAGACTGAAAATCAAAGAACCTCTTTTGGATCGGGCATCTCGTGTTTTCCGACGAGGTGGATCGGGTCATGTATGCTGTCAACTAATCAAATGGGTTATTTGTTCATGACCGTAGGATTAAAGAAGTGCCATGTGTCGAGTTGTGAGAACTTTCTGGAGGATCGTTGGATCGTCAGTCGTTGACGAGCCGAATTCCCCCAATTCCGGACCTAGAAAACAACCATATAACGATCacaaatttttttggttttttgggtgaCTATAACTATCACATTGAggttatcatttttattttttgtttatgttttatttaaaaaaaatcattaattacaTAGTTCTGTATCTAAGTTAGACCTACCTGATAATTAACTGAGAAATGGTTCTCTGTTCGAGAGCATGGCCTACACGCTCCAagtgtctctctttctctctcacaaaATTAAGGGTAAAGATGTGATTTCATATGGGGAGGAGAGATATAAACACTTGGGAGTACTAGCATAGGTCACACTCCCTGTGTCGGTCTCTGTCCTCCCCAACATAAGGAGTAAAGGAGTCTATTCACATGGGAGGAGAGATATAAATACATGGGAGAGTCGGCATAGGCCATGCTCATAGATAAAGTTCTTTTCTATAATAAAAATAGGACGAAATAACCCTACCCATTTGGTGTTCTCTACCCCTAACATAGCTAGGGGTGAAAAGACCTAGCTACCCCCTTGTGCACATGGTACTTTTATACCCAATTGTGTCTAGGCATAAAGGGCATGGGCAAGCTGAGTTTCTTTCCATTTAAAAATAGATGGACGGTTTCCTGTGATGCAAAGGAGAGGGTATTTTGGGACTAtcattcaaatagggggtactGTATGTGTAGTTAACAAATTTGGATTCAAGAATTATTAGGATGGAGAATAATTCAGAATAATTCGTTCAGGTAATTTTAGGATTTGAtacaaaaattgataaaaaaatatatgtataataAAATTCACATTCTGATACGGATTGAAGAATTATTTGTTTacagaaaaccaaaaaataaaataaaatctagatgttcttttttatatttgaattCATAGTCTCAACTGGGTTGAATCAGATTCGATAATGGTTGTCGTCGGTGTGCCTAATCACTTTATTTATTGGATGTTTATGCAACAATGGATTTCTATTAAGCCTTAATTGGACTCTATACCTTAGAATATCTCGCATTTCTATAGAGACGAATTCAATTGCGGATGCTTTAGCAAAAAGAAACGCAAAACAACGTGATTCCTACACTCGGACTTCATGTCCTATTTATTCACAATGatgttatgttttttttttggtgaaaacaaTGACGTTATGTGGGACTTTGAGAAAAGATCACACTATAGAATTGCATATTAATTAAATGGCTGATGggatctatttttatttttgagctccCTTTAGACTCCTATTGATGGCAACGCCATAGGTGGATACTATTTGTGGGTTTTTGGattgttttcttttatgttgATGGGCATGCCCAAGGTGGAATTTTAGACAATCTTGTATTTCCCCCATATTGGTATGTCGTGATGTCACCCGTTTTGTATAtccattttaatttattaatataCTCTTgttatatttacaaaaaaaaaaaaaaaaaaatcaattatcatATATGCATAATACACAAGTAATTGGAATAACTTCTCTTTCAATAATCACAAAgcataataaaaatataaaatcataacACTCGATCCACCTAATACAATCATCAATGAATAACATTCATTTTATATGGAGATTTAAATATTGTAACAGTTTTATGTATAttttgctttatttataataatcttTTTTGCTCAAAATGCTCAAAAATGAAAGTTTTAGAGGAAGAGGTTGCCAGTCTTACCTCCGCTATGTGTTGGCCGACTTGGCTCTTTAATGTTATTGTACAAACACTAGGATAACCTAATGGTGGTAGCTTCGGTTTGAAGAGTCAACACCAAGGGGAGGAAGTCATGAGAGTGAACCCTATCGTATATAGGTTGACTATTGACCAGCCGCACTTAATAGAAtagaataggaaagaaaaaaaaatggctctTTAATGTTATAGGAGAGTAGATAGCCTCTTGGGCCAAGGAGATGCTCCAGTCTTTATTCACTTGCCCAAGAATTaattaaaacataaatgaaagTGGGTTTTTAGTCAGAATTTTTGGTGGTGGAAGAAAGCGTGGTGGGAGACATCAATGCCTTATATAGgaattttctttcacccaaaagtaaaaataaaaaaaaaatatgttagcGAAAGGTATGCTAGTGGGGTTGAGGAATGCTTCTCATATGGGttggaaaattaaagaaaggtTGATGGGGGCTTTCTAACTCTTTTGGAGATCTCAAGACTTAGAAAAAATTTCGTGAGTTGCAttcaagtagctgcaaccccctATTAGtaaccaaagaaatggaataattcacttctctctagggttcacaaatatccTCCTAAGTtgtagtatttttcaaaatatcattttagattccatttctttggctgctaTAAGGGTTGTAACCCAGGCAACAGCGAAATTTCGTCCGAAAGACTTATTAcctatttttctattattaatTGATCGGTATGATGTTGACTCTCTTCAGGTTCTTAAAAGGTTGGCTTATAAGCCTAGCAATTGAAATCTAATTTATTCTATGTAGGAGAAAATGGTAATAATGGGTTTGTTATGTATTTTcttaaacttttctttttcttataaaaaaatatataagatttttttttagtagtcAATAATACTTGCGTAGGAGAAGTTTTTCTTAAGCCCAAAGAGTCAACGATGAACAAAATTCTTATTATTGATATTTAACATAAGCTTCGCTGATGACTACACGAAATTGCATGGAAGTTTGTcttaaatttgatattttttcacttAAATTTAGGCTATAAATTCACAATCAAATGATCAGCTCCATAGAACATATGAACACAATCTGAATTATTATTGAAAAGAGCttaagggagagagaaatatgaAGGCTTATGCTATAGCTCTTATTGCATGTGGTGCTACAGTTGCAACTGTTTTGGTGGTGTATCTGTTGATATGTCTTTGCAAGAGAGGTCCTAAGAAACGAAATGTCAGCAACCAAAGCAATAGACCAagttcttctcctcttcctttgtATGGCAATGTTCAACAAAGTCGAGGAGTTAGCAACAAGGGCACCAAAGATGGTGGCATGTTTCTTATGGTGGGTGCTGGCGCTGCTTTAGCCACTGCTGCTGCTGTAGAGGTTATCACTAGTGATGGAAACTGTGGAGATActggaggaggaggtggtggtggtggtggaggtggtgggggtgggggtggtgatggtggaggtggaggtggtggaggttgtggtggtggtggtggtggtggtggcggtggcggaTGTGGTGCTGGTTGAATTGCTAgttgaaaatatcaaaattttctcCCATATTAAGTTTAAATGAGCTGGGTGCATGTTGTATATGGGAGCTAGTATTTACTTCACATGACTCCACAAATACAATTTG is a genomic window of Macadamia integrifolia cultivar HAES 741 chromosome 13, SCU_Mint_v3, whole genome shotgun sequence containing:
- the LOC122058819 gene encoding phosphopantetheine adenylyltransferase-like; amino-acid sequence: MGELMGSNELVSDLEKTNENRLVREPYGSVVLGGTFDRLHDGHRLLLKAAAELARDRVVVGICDGPMIAKKELAELIEPIEMRMKAVEYYIKSIKAGLNVKTEAIVDPYGPSIVDENLDAIIVSKETMAGGISVNKRRAEKSLPQLEIEVVDLLPEENSGEKLSSTALRRLDAEKSKLQTNMVHGQGESMTNK